A single window of Brachyhypopomus gauderio isolate BG-103 unplaced genomic scaffold, BGAUD_0.2 sc327, whole genome shotgun sequence DNA harbors:
- the ttc9 gene encoding tetratricopeptide repeat protein 9A: protein MSLDKTGHERKPHADGEAEGVIGGANVGSPRPPPRAQHPGGRSREARHQQHCRHHGGSVVKQPNEPADLVKRALEFKTQGTQCYKDKKYREAIGKYHRALLEMKGLCRVLGDPDVSSKSPSSVLPAIGKSSLTDEQKGAVESAELECYNSLAACLLQMELVNYERVKEYCLKVLRKEGENFKALYRSGVAYYHLGDYHEALHYLQESHKQEPSDTNVIRYIQLTEMKIRRVAQREKKECP from the exons ATGAGTCTGGACAAAACGGGCCACGAAAGGAAACCCCACGCGGACGGCGAGGCGGAGGGCGTGATCGGCGGCGCAAATGTCGGATCTCCGCGGCCGCCGCCGCGCGCTCAGCATCCCGGCGGACGGAGCCGCGAGGCGCGACACCAGCAGCACTGTCGCCACCACGGAGGTTCGGTGGTGAAACAGCCCAACGAGCCCGCCGACCTGGTGAAACGCGCGCTGGAATTCAAGACGCAGGGGACGCAGTGCTACAAAGACAAGAAATACCGAGAGGCCATCGGGAAATACCACCGCGCGCTGCTGGagatgaaagggctgtgccgcGTGCTCGGCGACCCCGACGTCAGCTCCAAGTCCCCGTCCTCCGTGCTGCCGGCCATCGGCAAGTCCAGCCTGACCGACGAGCAGAAAGGCGCGGTGGAGAGCGCGGAGCTGGAGTGCTACAACAGCCTGGCGG ccTGTCTATTACAGATGGAGTTGGTGAACTATGAGCGGGTGAAAGAGTACTGCCTCAAAGTGCTGAGGAAAGAAGGGGAGAACTTCAAAGCCCTGTATCGCTCAGGTGTGGCCTACTACCACCTGGGAGACTACCACGAAGCCCTGCACTACCTACAGGAGTCCCATAAACAAGAGCCTTCAG aCACCAACGTGATCCGCTATATCCAACTGACGGAGATGAAGATTCGCCGTGTTGCACAAAGAGAGAAGAAGGAGTGTCCATAA
- the LOC143504728 gene encoding sodium/calcium exchanger 3-like isoform X1, whose translation MFCVTDISPLHAHLFLSLTARLLADDLAEKKLSSEEEEARRVAEMGKPVLGAHAKLEVIIEESYEFKNTVDKLIKKTNLALVVGTNSWREQFMEAITVSAGDEDEDDSGEERLPSCFDYVMHFLTVFWKVLFACVPPTDYWNGWACFATSIVIIGLLTAVIGDLASHFGCTIGLKDSVTAVVFVALGTSVPDTFASKVAAVQDMYADASIGNVTGSNAVNVFLGIGIAWSVAAIYWHMQGRAFEVPAGSLAFSVTLFTIFAFLAVSVLLYRRRPHIGGELGGSRGHRVLTSLFFLSLWFLYILFSSLEAYCHIQGF comes from the exons ACCTCGCGGAGAAGAAGCTGtcatcagaggaggaggaagccagGAGGGTGGCAGAGATGGGGAAGCCAGTGCTGGGGGCCCATGCTAAACTAGAGGTCATCATCGAAGAGTCCTACGAGttcaag aaTACAGTGGATAAGTTGATAAAGAAGACTAACTTGGCTCTGGTTGTGGGCACTAACTCCTGGAGAGAGCAGTTTATGGAGGCCATTACTGTCAGTGCAG GAGACGAGGATGAGGACGACAGTGGAGAGGAGCGACTCCCGTCATGTTTCGACTACGTCATGCACTTCCTCACCGTCTTCTGGAAGGTTCTGTTCGCCTGTGTCCCCCCCACAGACTACTGGAACGGCTGGGCGTGCTTCGCCACCTCCATCGTCATCATCGGCCTGCTCACGGCCGTCATCGGCGACCTGGCCAGCCACTTCGGCTGCACCATCGGCCTGAAGGACTCCGTCACCGCCGTGGTCTTTGTAGCTCTTGGCACCTCCGTCCCAG aCACGTTTGCCAGTAAAGTCGCTGCTGTCCAGGACATGTACGCGGACGCCTCCATCGGCAACGTCACGGGGAGCAACGCCGTCAACGTGTTCCTGGGCATCGGCATTGCATGGTCCGTCGCTGCCATCTACTGGCACATGCAGGGCCGCGCGTTCGAGGTGCCCGCCGGCTCGCTGGCCTTCTCCGTCACCCTCTTCACCATCTTTGCCTTCCTGGCCGTCAGCGTGCTGCTATACCGCCGGCGGCCGCACATCGGCGGTGAGCTGGGCGGCTCTCGCGGTCACCGCGTCTTAACCTCGctcttcttcctcagcctctggTTCCTCTACATCCTCTTCTCCAGCCTGGAGGCCTACTGTCATATACAGGGCTTCTGA
- the LOC143504728 gene encoding sodium/calcium exchanger 3-like isoform X4, with translation MGKPVLGAHAKLEVIIEESYEFKNTVDKLIKKTNLALVVGTNSWREQFMEAITVSAGDEDEDDSGEERLPSCFDYVMHFLTVFWKVLFACVPPTDYWNGWACFATSIVIIGLLTAVIGDLASHFGCTIGLKDSVTAVVFVALGTSVPDTFASKVAAVQDMYADASIGNVTGSNAVNVFLGIGIAWSVAAIYWHMQGRAFEVPAGSLAFSVTLFTIFAFLAVSVLLYRRRPHIGGELGGSRGHRVLTSLFFLSLWFLYILFSSLEAYCHIQGF, from the exons ATGGGGAAGCCAGTGCTGGGGGCCCATGCTAAACTAGAGGTCATCATCGAAGAGTCCTACGAGttcaag aaTACAGTGGATAAGTTGATAAAGAAGACTAACTTGGCTCTGGTTGTGGGCACTAACTCCTGGAGAGAGCAGTTTATGGAGGCCATTACTGTCAGTGCAG GAGACGAGGATGAGGACGACAGTGGAGAGGAGCGACTCCCGTCATGTTTCGACTACGTCATGCACTTCCTCACCGTCTTCTGGAAGGTTCTGTTCGCCTGTGTCCCCCCCACAGACTACTGGAACGGCTGGGCGTGCTTCGCCACCTCCATCGTCATCATCGGCCTGCTCACGGCCGTCATCGGCGACCTGGCCAGCCACTTCGGCTGCACCATCGGCCTGAAGGACTCCGTCACCGCCGTGGTCTTTGTAGCTCTTGGCACCTCCGTCCCAG aCACGTTTGCCAGTAAAGTCGCTGCTGTCCAGGACATGTACGCGGACGCCTCCATCGGCAACGTCACGGGGAGCAACGCCGTCAACGTGTTCCTGGGCATCGGCATTGCATGGTCCGTCGCTGCCATCTACTGGCACATGCAGGGCCGCGCGTTCGAGGTGCCCGCCGGCTCGCTGGCCTTCTCCGTCACCCTCTTCACCATCTTTGCCTTCCTGGCCGTCAGCGTGCTGCTATACCGCCGGCGGCCGCACATCGGCGGTGAGCTGGGCGGCTCTCGCGGTCACCGCGTCTTAACCTCGctcttcttcctcagcctctggTTCCTCTACATCCTCTTCTCCAGCCTGGAGGCCTACTGTCATATACAGGGCTTCTGA
- the med6 gene encoding mediator of RNA polymerase II transcription subunit 6: MASMDLRDNLLGISWVDSGWVPILNPGNVLDYFSERSNPFYDRTCNNEVVKMQRLTLDHLNQMVGVEYILLHAQEPILYIVRKQQRQSPTQVVPLADYYINAGVVYQAPDLGSVISSRALSAVHGIQSAFDEAMSFCRYHPSKGYWWHFKDQEEREKVKPKSKKKEEPSSMFQRQRVDTLLLDLRNKFPPLFYQPKPGEKPIPVEVKKEPELPPEAPKQEEREPAVKTAAPAAPSKAPPEKRARLQ, from the exons ATGGCGTCTATGGACTTGAGAG ATAATCTCCTGGGCATCTCGTGGGTGGACAGCGGCTGGGTGCCCATTCTGAACCCTGGCAATGTCCTCGACTATTTCTCCGAGCGTAGCAACCCATTTTATGACCGAACATGCAACAACGAGGTTGTGAAAATGCAGAGACTCACTCTCGACCACCTCAA TCAGATGGTTGGCGTGGAATATATATTGCTCCACGCGCAGGAGCCCATCTTGTATATCGTCAGGAAACAGCAAAGACAGTCGCCCACGCAAG TTGTCCCCCTGGCTGACTATTACATAAACGCAGGAGTGGTATACCAAGCTCCAGACCTCGGCTCAGTCATCAGCTCTAGAGCG TTGTCGGCGGTACACGGGATCCAGTCTGCGTTCGACGAGGCCATGTCTTTCTGCCGCTATCACCCGTCGAAGGGTTACTGGTGGCATTTCAAAGACCAAGAAGAACGAG AGAAAGTAAAGCCCAAGTCTAAGAAGAAAGAAGAACCAAGTTCTATGTTCCAGAGACAGAGGGTGGACACACTATTGCTGGACCTGCGGAACAAATTTCCACCGCTGTTCTATCAg CCTAAACCTGGAGAGAAGCCCATTCCAG tGGAGGTGAAGAAAGAGCCTGAGTTACCACCAGAAGCACCCAAGCAGGAAGAGCGTGAGCCTGCAGTCAAGACCGCTGCCCCCGCTGCCCCCAGCAAGGCTCCACCTGAGAAACGGGCGCGCCTTCAGTAA
- the LOC143504728 gene encoding sodium/calcium exchanger 3-like isoform X3 has translation MVDMSLQKDLAEKKLSSEEEEARRVAEMGKPVLGAHAKLEVIIEESYEFKNTVDKLIKKTNLALVVGTNSWREQFMEAITVSAGDEDEDDSGEERLPSCFDYVMHFLTVFWKVLFACVPPTDYWNGWACFATSIVIIGLLTAVIGDLASHFGCTIGLKDSVTAVVFVALGTSVPDTFASKVAAVQDMYADASIGNVTGSNAVNVFLGIGIAWSVAAIYWHMQGRAFEVPAGSLAFSVTLFTIFAFLAVSVLLYRRRPHIGGELGGSRGHRVLTSLFFLSLWFLYILFSSLEAYCHIQGF, from the exons ACCTCGCGGAGAAGAAGCTGtcatcagaggaggaggaagccagGAGGGTGGCAGAGATGGGGAAGCCAGTGCTGGGGGCCCATGCTAAACTAGAGGTCATCATCGAAGAGTCCTACGAGttcaag aaTACAGTGGATAAGTTGATAAAGAAGACTAACTTGGCTCTGGTTGTGGGCACTAACTCCTGGAGAGAGCAGTTTATGGAGGCCATTACTGTCAGTGCAG GAGACGAGGATGAGGACGACAGTGGAGAGGAGCGACTCCCGTCATGTTTCGACTACGTCATGCACTTCCTCACCGTCTTCTGGAAGGTTCTGTTCGCCTGTGTCCCCCCCACAGACTACTGGAACGGCTGGGCGTGCTTCGCCACCTCCATCGTCATCATCGGCCTGCTCACGGCCGTCATCGGCGACCTGGCCAGCCACTTCGGCTGCACCATCGGCCTGAAGGACTCCGTCACCGCCGTGGTCTTTGTAGCTCTTGGCACCTCCGTCCCAG aCACGTTTGCCAGTAAAGTCGCTGCTGTCCAGGACATGTACGCGGACGCCTCCATCGGCAACGTCACGGGGAGCAACGCCGTCAACGTGTTCCTGGGCATCGGCATTGCATGGTCCGTCGCTGCCATCTACTGGCACATGCAGGGCCGCGCGTTCGAGGTGCCCGCCGGCTCGCTGGCCTTCTCCGTCACCCTCTTCACCATCTTTGCCTTCCTGGCCGTCAGCGTGCTGCTATACCGCCGGCGGCCGCACATCGGCGGTGAGCTGGGCGGCTCTCGCGGTCACCGCGTCTTAACCTCGctcttcttcctcagcctctggTTCCTCTACATCCTCTTCTCCAGCCTGGAGGCCTACTGTCATATACAGGGCTTCTGA
- the LOC143504728 gene encoding sodium/calcium exchanger 3-like isoform X2, with protein MVDMSLQKARLLADDLAEKKLSSEEEEARRVAEMGKPVLGAHAKLEVIIEESYEFKNTVDKLIKKTNLALVVGTNSWREQFMEAITVSAGDEDEDDSGEERLPSCFDYVMHFLTVFWKVLFACVPPTDYWNGWACFATSIVIIGLLTAVIGDLASHFGCTIGLKDSVTAVVFVALGTSVPDTFASKVAAVQDMYADASIGNVTGSNAVNVFLGIGIAWSVAAIYWHMQGRAFEVPAGSLAFSVTLFTIFAFLAVSVLLYRRRPHIGGELGGSRGHRVLTSLFFLSLWFLYILFSSLEAYCHIQGF; from the exons ACCTCGCGGAGAAGAAGCTGtcatcagaggaggaggaagccagGAGGGTGGCAGAGATGGGGAAGCCAGTGCTGGGGGCCCATGCTAAACTAGAGGTCATCATCGAAGAGTCCTACGAGttcaag aaTACAGTGGATAAGTTGATAAAGAAGACTAACTTGGCTCTGGTTGTGGGCACTAACTCCTGGAGAGAGCAGTTTATGGAGGCCATTACTGTCAGTGCAG GAGACGAGGATGAGGACGACAGTGGAGAGGAGCGACTCCCGTCATGTTTCGACTACGTCATGCACTTCCTCACCGTCTTCTGGAAGGTTCTGTTCGCCTGTGTCCCCCCCACAGACTACTGGAACGGCTGGGCGTGCTTCGCCACCTCCATCGTCATCATCGGCCTGCTCACGGCCGTCATCGGCGACCTGGCCAGCCACTTCGGCTGCACCATCGGCCTGAAGGACTCCGTCACCGCCGTGGTCTTTGTAGCTCTTGGCACCTCCGTCCCAG aCACGTTTGCCAGTAAAGTCGCTGCTGTCCAGGACATGTACGCGGACGCCTCCATCGGCAACGTCACGGGGAGCAACGCCGTCAACGTGTTCCTGGGCATCGGCATTGCATGGTCCGTCGCTGCCATCTACTGGCACATGCAGGGCCGCGCGTTCGAGGTGCCCGCCGGCTCGCTGGCCTTCTCCGTCACCCTCTTCACCATCTTTGCCTTCCTGGCCGTCAGCGTGCTGCTATACCGCCGGCGGCCGCACATCGGCGGTGAGCTGGGCGGCTCTCGCGGTCACCGCGTCTTAACCTCGctcttcttcctcagcctctggTTCCTCTACATCCTCTTCTCCAGCCTGGAGGCCTACTGTCATATACAGGGCTTCTGA
- the map3k9 gene encoding mitogen-activated protein kinase kinase kinase 9 has product MDAFDTPFNSSPDRRGCDAERLDADTEPAAWPGSPNPPGCLAAAPTGSASGTGFWTAVFDYDANSEDELSLRKGDRVEVLSKDSLVSGDEGWWTGMIEDRVGIFPSNYVSSGNGISEKIQDTADKNYAVTQLHLLEIDFAELVLEELIGVGGFGKVYRAVWRGLEVAVKAARRDPDEDAAQTLESVRQEAKLFAMLCHPNIMALLGVCLREPHLCLVMEYARGGALNRALAGKRIPPHTLVDWAVQIARAMHYLHCQAIVPIIHRDLKSSNILILERVENEDLTNKTLKITDFGLAREWHRTTKMSAAGTYAWMAPEVIRSSTFSKGSDVWSYGVLLWELLTGEVPFRGIDALAVAYGVAMNKLALPVPSTCPEPFARLMEDCWNAESHSRPSFSTILDQLTAIEESGFFEMPAESFHSLQDDWKLEIQEMFDQLRAKEKELRSWEEELSRAAVQQKCQEEALRRREQELAEREIHILERELNVIIHQLYQETPRVENRHGKFRRSRLKLRDANRISLPSDFQHKITVQASPTHDRRRSLLGSSSTPPTSPPVLPRLRAIQLAPGVGGQGWSRNAAFQFDDEEERKSSRKKGRVRGTGPLREHSADESLTTPKEGSRQRSCSAPNLRRSPRHSPAVPGVPCLPETENEDCSYQPEAPNSPSLSYLCIPFHREGSVSHSQGPESSAPAQAPDSSPVCSRRSPSVARRSDLVLLGCSAVLAVVGLGSSLLAVSRVEESIRPRWEGLFHRGGVFKRESPLRPPPLPASLTLLSLSSVSDCNSTRSLLRSDSEEVLVLRPATPPPPINPLVNTHLESFKRNPRQSLTPTHVPSAPGAAHNLHRTPSDGAIKKRCPTSHAHSGNHSAAAKTKQEHTGSPWPVRDEPTDVPRLPDPNLVFPPTPRRRCQPERPKTLDFLARPRPSPRARCDAQWGDSPARTSSTETPSTVDFGGGVAVLPTPMEQPTLCSPWVNDSLLDQQDEGQCRDGTQLLKLEPIVPRDSPRRARPGFWS; this is encoded by the exons ATGGATGCCTTCGATACCCCCTTTAACAGCAGCCCAGACCGCAGGGGCTGCGATGCTGAGAGGCTGGATGCAGACACAGAGCCTGCCGCCTGGCCCGGGTCTCCCAACCCCCCGGGCTGTCTTGCGGCGGCTCCGACGGGATCTGCTTCTGGAACCGGCTTCTGGACGGCTGTGTTCGATTACGACGCGAACTCGGAGGACGAGCTCAGCCTTCGGAAGGGCGACCGGGTGGAAGTTCTGTCCAAAGACTCGCTGGTGTCAGGAGACGAGGGCTGGTGGACGGGAATGATCGAAGACCGTGTCGGTATTTTCCCCAGTAACTACGTTAGCAGCGGTAATGGCATCTCAGAGAAGATCCAGGACACAGCAGATAAGAACTACGCCGTCACTCAGCTGCACC TTTTGGAGATCGACTTCGCCGAGCTGGTTCTGGAGGAGCTGATCGGCGTGGGCGGGTTCGGGAAGGTCTACCGGGCCGTGTGGCGGGGGCTGGAGGTGGCGGTGAAGGCGGCACGCCGCGACCCGGACGAGGATGCCGCTCAGACCCTGGAGAGCGTGCGGCAGGAGGCCAAGCTCTTCGCCATGCTGTGCCACCCCAACATCATGGCGCTGCTGGGCGTGTGTCTGCGCGAGCCCCACCTGTGCCTGGTGATGGAGTACGCGCGGGGCGGAGCGCTCAACCGGGCTCTGGCGGGGAAACGCATCCCCCCGCACACGCTGGTGGACTGGGCGGTGCAGATCGCCCGAGCGATGCACTACCTCCACTGTCAGGCCATCGTCCCCATCATACACAGAGATCTCAAGTCCAGCAACA TCTTGATTCTGGAGCGGGTGGAGAATGAGGATCTGACCAATAAGACTCTGAAGATCACAGATTTTGGCCTGGCGAGGGAGTGGCACCGCACCACGAAGATGAGCGCGGCAGGCACGTATGCGTGGATGGCGCCGGAGGTCATccgctcctccaccttctccaagGGCAGCGATGTGTGGAG TTACGGGGTGCTGCTGTGGGAGTTGTTGACCGGTGAGGTGCCGTTCCGGGGCATCGATGCGCTGGCGGTGGCGTACGGGGTGGCCATGAACAAGCTGGCCCTGCCCGTGCCCTCCACCTGCCCCGAGCCCTTCGCTCGCCTCATGGAAG ACTGCTGGAACGCAGAGTCCCACTCACGGCCGTCCTTCTCCACCATCCTGGACCAGCTGACCGCCATCGAGGAGTCCGGCTTCTTCGAGATGCCCGCCGAGTCCTTCCACTCGTTGCAGGACGACTGGAAGCTGGAGATCCAGGAGATGTTTGACCAGCTGAGGGCCAAAGAGAAG GAGCTGAGGTCGTGGGAGGAGGAGCTGAGCCGCGCCGCGGTTCAGCAGAAGTGCCAGGAGGAGGCGCTGCGGAGGCGTGAGCAGGAGCTGGCGGAGCGTGAGATCCACATCCTGGAGCGGGAGCTCAACGTAATCATTCACCAGCTGTACCAGGAGACGCCGCGGGTGGAGAACCGGCACGGCAAGTTCCGACGGAGCAGACTCAAACTACGGGACGCCAACCGCATCAGCCTCCCGTCCG aTTTTCAGCATAAGATCACAGTGCAAGCCTCTCCAACTCATGATCGAAGGCGGAGTTTGTTGGGTAGTAGCTCCACCCCCCCAACCAGCCCTCCTGTTTTGCCCCGCCTCCGTGCTATACAGT TGGCTCCTGGGGTCGGAGGTCAGGGTTGGAGCCGAAATGCTGCATTCCAGTTCGAcgatgaggaggagaggaagagttcTCGCAAAAAGGGCAGAGTTCGTGGAACAGGACCGCTCAGGGAACACAGCGCTGACGagag CCTCACTACTCCTAAAGAGGGCAGTAGGCAACGCTCCTGCAGTGCTCCCAACCTGCGACGCTCCCCCAGACACAGCCCCGCCGTGCCCGGAGTCCCCTGTCTCCCTGAGACTG AAAATGAAGACTGCTCTTATCAACCCGAGGCCCCCAACTCTCCCAGTCTTTCCTACCTCTGCATTCCCTTCCACAGAGAGGGCTCTGTTTCCCACAGCCAGGGCCCCGAGAGCAGCGCACCTGCCcaagcccctgactcctcccccgtCTGCTCAAGGCGGAGCCCCAGCGTAGCTCGCAGGTCAGACCTGGTGCTACTGGGCTGCAGTGCAGTGCTGGCAGTCGTCGGGCTGGGCAGCAGCCTGCTGGCGGTCAGCAGAGTGGAGGAAAGCATCCGCCCACGCTGGGAGGGGCTTTTCCATCGAGGGGGCGTGTTCAAACGGGAGAGCCCCCTCAGGCCGCCGCCCCTCCCCgcctccctcaccctcctgtCACTCTCATCCGTGTCGGACTGCAACTCCACCCGCTCGCTCCTGCGCTCCGACAGCGAGGAGGTCCTGGTGCTGCGcccggccacgccccctccGCCCATCAACCCGCTTGTCAACACCCATCTGGAGAGCTTCAAACGCAACCCGCGGCAGTCGCTCACGCCCACGCACGTGCCCTCTGCGCCCGGCGCCGCCCACAACCTGCACCGCACGCCCTCTGACGGGGCCATCAAGAAGCGCTGCCCAACAAGCCACGCCCACTCCGGCAACCACTCAGCGGCTGCCAAAACAAAGCAAGAACACACAG GGAGTCCATGGCCTGTGAGGGATGAGCCCACGGACGTGCCCCGCCTGCCTGACCCCAACCTTGTCTTCCCACCCACCCCACGCCGCCGCTGCCAACCAGAGCGGCCGAAAACACTTGACTTCCTGGcccggccccgcccctccccccgaGCCCGCTGTGACGCCCAGTGGGGTGACTCACCAGCCCGCACCTCCAGCACTGAAACCCCATCCACAGTGGATTTTGGAGGGGGTGTGGCCGTCCTGCCTACTCCGATGGAACAGCCAACCCTGTGCTCTCCCTGGGTGAATGACAGTCTCCTGGACCAACAGGATGAGGGCCAGTGCAGGGACGGGACCCAGCTCCTCAAATTAGAGCCCATTGTACCCAGAGACTCACCCCGCAGAGCGCGCCCTGGTTTCTGGTCCTGA